One genomic region from Apteryx mantelli isolate bAptMan1 chromosome 7, bAptMan1.hap1, whole genome shotgun sequence encodes:
- the PAPSS2 gene encoding bifunctional 3'-phosphoadenosine 5'-phosphosulfate synthase 2: MSSSERTRATNVIYQAHHVSRSKRGQVVGTRGGFRGCTVWLTGLSGAGKTTIGFALEEYLVSHGIPCYSLDGDNVRHGLNKNLGFSAGDREENIRRIAEVARLFADAGLVCITSFISPFTRDRQNARKIHEAAGLPFFEIFVDAPLNICESRDVKGLYKKARAGEIKGFTGIDSEYEKPESPELVLKTNVSSVSECIQQVVELLQTQNIVPQSSIKDVLELFVPENKLDFVRAEADTLPSVEITKLDLQWVQVLSEGWATPLTGFMREAEYLQVIHFGTLLNDGVINLSVPIVLPISTEDKERLDGCNAFTLTYKGRKIAILKNPEYFEHRKEERCARIWGTTCVKHPHVKMVMESGDWLVGGDLLVLERIKWNDGLDQYRLTPLNLKQKFREMNADAVFAFQLRNPVHNGHALLMQDTRRRLLERGYKNPVLLLHPLGGWTKDDDVPLEWRMKQHAAVLEEHVLDPKSTIVAIFPSPMLYAGPTEVQWHCRARMIAGANFYIVGRDPAGMPHPETKKDLYEPTQGGKVLGMAPGLTSVEIIPFRVAAYNKVKKAMDFYDPQRHDEFDFISGTRMRKLAREGENPPDGFMAPKAWKILTEYYQSLEKKN, encoded by the exons AGAGCAACCAATGTGATTTACCAAGCCCATCACGTCAGCAGAAGTAAGAGAGGACAAGTCGTCGGTACCAGAGGTGGATTTCGAGGCTGCACAGTTTGGTTAACAG GCCTTTCTGGAGCTGGTAAGACAACCATTGGCTTTGCTCTGGAAGAGTACTTGGTCTCTCATGGCATCCCCTGCTATTCCCTGGATGGTGATAACGTTCGACATGGCTTGAATAAAAATCTGGGTTTCTCGGCTGGGGACCGCGAAGAGAACATCCGCCGCATTGCGGAGGTGGCCAGGCTGTTCGCTGATGCTGGGCTCGTCTGCATAACTAGCTTTATTTCTCCTTTTACAAGG GATCGTCAAAATGCACGGAAAATTCACGAAGCGGCTGGACTTCCTTTCTTTGAGATCTTTGTAGATGCTCCTCTAAATATTTGTGAAAGCAGAGATGTGAAGGGGCTGTACAAAAAGGCAAGAGCTGGAGAGATCAAAG GATTCACGGGGATTGACTCAGAGTATGAGAAGCCTGAATCTCCTGAACTAGTATTGAAAACGAATGTTTCATCAGTGTCTGAATGTATTCAGCAGGTTGTGGAGCTCCTGCAAACACAA AACATTGTCCCGCAGTCGTCGATTAAGGATGTTCTCGAGCTGTTTGTACCTGAAAATAAACTTGATTTTGTCCGAGCTGAAGCAGACACACTACCATCTGTAGAGATCACTAAG ctggatCTGCAGTGGGTGCAAGTGCTGAGCGAAGGCTGGGCCACTCCGCTGACCGGCTTCATGCGCGAGGCAGAGTACTTGCAAGTGATCCATTTTGGCACCTTGCTGAATG ATGGCGTTATCAACTTGAGCGTCCCCATTGTGTTGCCCATTTCCACGGAGGATAAAGAGCGCCTTGATGGATGTAATGCATTTACGCTCACCTACAAAGGGCGGAAGATTGCGATCCTTAAGAATCCCGAGTACTTTGAACACAGGAAGGAGGAGCGCTGTGCCCGGATCTGGGGGACCACCTGTGTGAAACACCCACATGTCAAA ATGGTGATGGAAAGTGGAGATTGGCTGGTTGGTGGAGATCTCCTTGTGCTGGAGAGGATCAAATGGAACGACGGACTGGACCAATACCGCCTGACGCCACTGAATCTCAAGCAGAAGTTTAGAGAAATGAATGCTG ATGCTGTCTTTGCATTTCAGCTGCGTAACCCCGTGCACAATGGGCACGCCCTGCTCATGCAGGACACGCGGCGGCGGCTTTTGGAGAGGGGTTATAAAAACCCCGTGCTTCTCCTGCACCCCCTGGGGGGATGGACCAAAGACGACGACGTCCCGCTGGAGTGGCGGATGAAGCAGCATGCGGCGGTGCTAGAGGAGCACGTTCTGGACCCCAAGTCGACCATCGTTGCCATCTTCCCCTCTCCCATGCTCTACGCCGGCCCCACAGAG GTGCAGTGGCACTGTCGGGCTCGCATGATTGCTGGGGCCAATTTCTACATAGTGGGCCGAGATCCTGCAGGCATGCCTCACCCAGAGACCAAGAAAGACCTCTACGAGCCCACGCAGGGAGGGAAGGTCCTCGGCATGGCACCAGGCCTGACTTCTGTGGAAATCATTCCCTTCCGGGTTGCTGCTTACAATAAAGTAAAAAAGGCTATGGATTTTTATGACCCACAAAG GCACGACGAATTTGACTTCATCTCCGGGACACGCATGAGAAAACTTGCTCGGGAAGGTGAAAATCCACCAGACGGCTTCATGGCCCCTAAAGCTTGGAAAATCCTAACTGAGTACTACCAGTcgctggaaaaaaagaattaa